A genomic window from Alphaproteobacteria bacterium includes:
- the rsfS gene encoding ribosome silencing factor: MKKPARKPAAKPRNAAPKKPAPKKLAAPSRQRTASPAGVPEQLRDLALRALDGRKAENVMTVDLRGRSAIADYLIIATGRSSRQIAALADGVREVVMKSGSPPPRIEGKQQGDWVLVDAGDVIVHLFRPEVRHFYNIETIYGLAPPRD; encoded by the coding sequence GTGAAAAAACCGGCGCGCAAGCCTGCGGCAAAACCGCGCAATGCCGCGCCGAAAAAACCCGCGCCGAAAAAGCTGGCTGCGCCTTCGCGGCAAAGGACGGCATCGCCTGCGGGCGTGCCCGAACAGCTGCGCGATCTGGCGCTTCGTGCGCTCGACGGACGCAAGGCCGAAAATGTCATGACCGTCGATCTGCGCGGCCGTAGCGCGATCGCCGATTACCTGATCATCGCCACGGGCCGCTCTTCGCGCCAGATCGCCGCGCTGGCCGACGGCGTGCGCGAAGTTGTTATGAAATCCGGTTCGCCCCCGCCGCGCATCGAAGGCAAACAGCAGGGCGATTGGGTGCTTGTGGATGCGGGCGATGTGATCGTGCACCTGTTCCGGCCCGAAGTGCGGCATTTCTATAATATCGAAACCATCTACGGCCTTGCGCCGCCGCGGGACTAG
- a CDS encoding 23S rRNA (pseudouridine(1915)-N(3))-methyltransferase RlmH, translated as MHIIAIGKMQGAEAELFNEYAKRIKPALTAREFPAPRALTGAALKRAEADKLLGALPRECFVIALDVRGKDIGSEALAEKLSAWQQRKNAAFIIGGADGLDARVLERADFTLSLGAKTWPHMLARVMLIEQIYRAKQINAGHPYHRA; from the coding sequence CTGCATATCATTGCCATCGGGAAAATGCAGGGCGCGGAAGCCGAACTGTTCAACGAATATGCGAAGCGTATAAAGCCGGCTTTGACGGCGCGGGAATTCCCCGCGCCGCGCGCGCTTACGGGCGCCGCGCTGAAGCGGGCGGAGGCCGACAAGCTGCTTGGCGCGTTGCCGCGCGAATGTTTCGTGATCGCGCTCGATGTGCGCGGCAAGGATATCGGCAGCGAGGCGCTGGCGGAAAAGCTTTCGGCATGGCAGCAGCGCAAGAACGCCGCCTTTATCATCGGCGGCGCCGATGGCCTGGATGCGCGCGTGCTGGAACGCGCCGATTTCACGCTGTCGCTTGGCGCCAAGACATGGCCGCACATGCTGGCGCGCGTCATGCTGATCGAACAAATCTACCGCGCGAAACAAATTAACGCCGGGCACCCGTATCACAGGGCGTAG
- the mrdA gene encoding penicillin-binding protein 2, which produces MAVTDYDRLRKFSRRAVLLGGLQLGVFALVAGRLYQLQVLGAEHYRTLAEDNRISLRLTAPPRGQIFDRTGTALAVNQQNFRAIIAPERGADVKAILDGVEKIVPLGDVQRKRIVREIREKRSVNGVLVADNLSWDQVAALGLAAPDLGGIDVQAGEVRTYPYGAVTAHILGYVGPVSEAELAAEPLLSLPGLRIGKSGMEREYDDMLRGKPGAEQMEVNAHGHVVRTLQSDAAVQGEDLQLTIDIGLQQYAQNRLLAERSGAAVVMDVKSGAVYALASHPGFDPNLFTYGISHKDWDGLNNDENAPLTNKAISGQYAPGSTFKMITALAALEAGTVDAGTTVFCPGHYDLGKHRFHCWKRGGHGHVNLQSAISGSCDTYFYEAGRRTGIDRIAAMARRFGLGHKGGIDLPHERPGLVPDQGWKLARMNEKWQQGETLINAIGQGYMLATPLQLAVMAARIGGGLAVMPGMTRHAVIAAEPAPLAVNRNHLAMIRKAMDGVVNGPHGTARGARIAEEGMAMAGKTGTSQVRRISKAERATGVVRNEDRPWKERDHALFVAFAPVENPRYAVAVVVEHGGSGSGAAAPIARDILRETMQRNIASA; this is translated from the coding sequence ATGGCCGTTACCGATTATGATCGCCTTCGCAAATTTTCCCGCCGCGCCGTTTTGCTGGGCGGGTTGCAGCTTGGCGTGTTCGCGCTGGTGGCCGGGCGGCTTTATCAGCTGCAGGTGCTGGGCGCGGAGCATTACCGCACGCTGGCCGAGGATAACCGCATAAGCTTGCGGCTGACCGCGCCGCCGCGCGGCCAGATCTTTGACCGTACCGGCACCGCGCTTGCGGTCAATCAGCAAAATTTCCGCGCCATCATCGCGCCCGAACGCGGCGCGGATGTGAAGGCGATTCTGGACGGGGTTGAGAAGATCGTGCCGCTCGGGGATGTGCAGCGCAAGCGCATCGTGCGCGAGATCAGGGAGAAACGCAGCGTCAACGGTGTTCTGGTTGCGGACAATCTATCATGGGACCAGGTCGCGGCGCTCGGGCTCGCCGCGCCGGACCTTGGCGGGATCGATGTACAGGCGGGCGAGGTGCGAACCTACCCCTATGGCGCGGTGACTGCGCATATCCTTGGCTATGTCGGGCCGGTTTCGGAAGCCGAGCTGGCGGCCGAACCGCTGCTTTCTCTGCCCGGGCTTCGGATCGGCAAAAGCGGCATGGAGCGCGAATATGACGATATGCTGCGCGGCAAGCCGGGGGCCGAACAGATGGAGGTCAACGCCCACGGCCATGTCGTGCGCACCTTGCAAAGCGACGCGGCGGTGCAGGGCGAGGATCTGCAGCTGACGATCGATATAGGCTTGCAGCAATATGCCCAGAACCGGCTTTTGGCCGAGCGCAGCGGCGCCGCCGTGGTTATGGATGTGAAAAGCGGTGCGGTTTACGCACTGGCGTCCCATCCCGGGTTCGATCCGAACCTGTTCACCTACGGCATTTCGCACAAGGATTGGGACGGGCTGAACAATGATGAAAACGCGCCGCTGACCAACAAGGCGATTTCGGGCCAGTATGCGCCGGGCTCCACCTTCAAGATGATCACGGCGCTGGCGGCGCTTGAAGCCGGCACGGTCGATGCCGGGACAACCGTGTTTTGCCCCGGCCATTATGATTTGGGCAAACACCGCTTCCATTGCTGGAAGCGCGGCGGGCACGGGCATGTGAATTTACAAAGCGCAATTTCCGGTTCGTGCGACACCTATTTCTATGAGGCCGGGCGCCGCACCGGGATCGACCGCATCGCCGCGATGGCGCGGCGTTTCGGGCTCGGACACAAGGGCGGGATCGATCTGCCGCACGAGCGCCCGGGGCTGGTGCCGGACCAGGGCTGGAAGCTGGCGCGCATGAATGAAAAATGGCAACAGGGCGAAACGCTGATCAATGCGATCGGGCAGGGTTATATGCTGGCGACGCCGCTTCAGCTTGCGGTGATGGCGGCGCGTATCGGCGGCGGCCTTGCGGTAATGCCCGGCATGACGCGGCACGCGGTGATAGCGGCCGAACCCGCACCGCTGGCGGTCAACCGCAACCACCTTGCGATGATCCGGAAGGCGATGGATGGCGTGGTCAACGGGCCGCACGGCACCGCGCGCGGCGCGCGCATCGCCGAAGAGGGCATGGCGATGGCGGGTAAGACCGGCACGTCGCAGGTGCGGCGCATCAGCAAGGCCGAGCGCGCCACGGGCGTGGTGCGGAACGAAGACAGGCCGTGGAAGGAACGCGATCACGCGCTGTTCGTTGCTTTCGCCCCGGTGGAAAACCCGCGCTATGCCGTCGCCGTGGTGGTGGAACATGGCGGCAGCGGTTCGGGCGCTGCCGCGCCGATCGCCCGCGATATTTTGCGCGAAACCATGCAACGCAATATTGCATCCGCTTAG
- the clpS gene encoding ATP-dependent Clp protease adapter ClpS — MDSFLFFSMMVLPMTTHDPSPASPLLAGPRKGDDAGTGIAVKSKPATKKPSLYKVLLLNDDYTPMEFVVQVLETFFNKSREEATRIMLHVHRKGTGLCGVYTYEVAETKVSQVMDAARQNQHPLQCTMEKE; from the coding sequence ATGGATTCGTTCTTGTTTTTCAGTATGATGGTGTTGCCCATGACCACCCATGACCCTTCGCCCGCTTCGCCGCTTCTGGCCGGGCCCCGGAAGGGCGACGATGCCGGCACCGGTATCGCCGTCAAAAGCAAGCCGGCCACGAAGAAGCCGTCGCTCTACAAGGTTCTGCTGCTCAACGACGATTACACGCCGATGGAGTTTGTGGTGCAGGTACTGGAGACCTTCTTCAACAAAAGCCGCGAGGAAGCCACCCGCATCATGCTGCACGTCCACCGCAAGGGAACGGGGCTGTGCGGCGTCTATACCTATGAAGTCGCCGAAACCAAGGTGTCGCAGGTGATGGATGCGGCGCGCCAGAACCAGCACCCCCTGCAATGCACGATGGAGAAGGAATGA
- a CDS encoding RidA family protein — MHPIEQKLASLGIALPNPPAPVAAYVPFVMTGKLAYISGQVPIEEGKIKYTGKLGDGVDLQTGAAAARLCAINVIAQIKAALAGDWGKFSRIVRVGGFVACAPGFTGHSAVINGASELFVEVFGDAGKHTRAAVGCPSLPLDAAVEVEAVAEIR, encoded by the coding sequence TTGCACCCCATCGAACAAAAGCTCGCTTCGCTCGGCATCGCGCTGCCAAACCCGCCCGCCCCCGTGGCGGCCTATGTGCCTTTCGTTATGACGGGCAAGCTCGCCTATATTTCGGGGCAAGTGCCCATCGAAGAAGGAAAAATCAAATATACCGGCAAGCTTGGCGATGGCGTCGATCTGCAAACGGGCGCGGCGGCGGCGCGGCTTTGTGCCATCAACGTGATCGCGCAAATCAAGGCCGCGCTGGCGGGGGATTGGGGCAAATTCTCGCGCATCGTGCGTGTCGGCGGCTTCGTTGCCTGCGCGCCCGGCTTCACCGGTCACTCCGCGGTGATCAACGGCGCGTCGGAATTGTTCGTGGAAGTATTCGGGGATGCGGGCAAGCATACCCGCGCCGCCGTGGGCTGCCCTTCATTGCCGCTCGATGCGGCGGTCGAAGTCGAAGCGGTGGCGGAAATCAGGTAA
- a CDS encoding 2,3-bisphosphoglycerate-independent phosphoglycerate mutase produces MTDKRPKPVVLCVLDGWGWREGGEDNAVARANTPSFDRLWQSCPHGFLKTGEEDVGLPAGQMGNSEVGHMNLGAGRVVFQDLPMIDRAIAAGDLKTNKVLSDFIAALKKSGGTCHLMGLASPGGVHSHEKHMIELAREVAGAGVPVAVHAFLDGRDVPPRNALSTIPPLAERMAAIPGVRVATLCGRYYAMDRDKRWDRVEKAYAMLTDGDAQLANDVAAAIKASYKADKGDEFMLPAKIGDYSGMKNGDGLLMANFRADRVRQILASLLDPAFDGFTRKHIVKFAAAAGMVEYSSALNKFLPAIFPPKSIKDGMGEIVSRAGMKQLRIAETEKYAHVTYFFNGGEEVVYPGEERIMVPSPKVATYDLQPEMSAAEVTDKVVGAIDAGRFDFIVINFANPDMVGHTGDIEAAIRAVEAVDRGLGAIADAVTRAGGALFATADHGNCEMMFDTGTKGPHTAHTLNPVPAILLGAPAGVKKLQNGRLADVAPTLLEIMGLPRPPVMDGKSLLA; encoded by the coding sequence ATGACAGATAAACGCCCGAAACCTGTTGTTTTATGCGTGCTTGACGGCTGGGGCTGGCGCGAAGGCGGGGAAGATAACGCGGTTGCCCGCGCCAACACGCCCAGCTTTGACCGGCTTTGGCAAAGCTGCCCGCACGGTTTTTTAAAGACCGGCGAGGAGGATGTCGGGCTGCCCGCAGGGCAGATGGGCAATTCCGAGGTCGGGCACATGAACCTTGGCGCCGGGCGCGTCGTGTTTCAGGATTTACCGATGATCGACCGCGCGATCGCCGCCGGCGATCTGAAAACCAACAAGGTTTTGAGCGATTTTATCGCCGCGCTCAAGAAAAGCGGCGGCACCTGTCATTTGATGGGGCTTGCATCGCCCGGCGGCGTGCACAGTCATGAAAAACATATGATCGAGCTTGCGCGCGAGGTTGCGGGTGCCGGCGTGCCGGTTGCCGTGCATGCCTTCCTTGACGGCCGCGACGTGCCGCCGCGAAACGCGCTTTCCACCATTCCGCCGCTGGCGGAACGGATGGCGGCCATTCCGGGCGTGCGGGTCGCGACCCTGTGCGGGCGTTATTACGCGATGGACCGCGACAAACGCTGGGACCGCGTGGAAAAGGCCTATGCCATGCTGACGGACGGCGATGCGCAGCTGGCGAACGACGTTGCCGCTGCGATCAAGGCTTCGTACAAGGCGGACAAGGGCGACGAATTTATGCTGCCGGCCAAGATCGGCGATTACAGCGGCATGAAGAACGGCGACGGTTTGCTGATGGCGAATTTCCGCGCCGACCGGGTGCGGCAGATCCTTGCTTCTCTGCTCGATCCCGCATTCGACGGCTTTACGCGCAAGCATATCGTGAAGTTCGCGGCCGCCGCCGGGATGGTGGAATATTCGTCCGCGCTCAACAAGTTTCTGCCCGCGATCTTTCCGCCCAAAAGCATCAAGGACGGCATGGGCGAGATTGTGTCGCGCGCCGGCATGAAGCAGCTGCGCATCGCGGAAACCGAAAAATATGCGCATGTCACCTATTTCTTCAATGGCGGCGAAGAGGTTGTGTATCCGGGGGAAGAGCGCATCATGGTGCCTTCGCCCAAGGTTGCCACCTATGACCTGCAGCCTGAAATGTCGGCCGCCGAGGTGACCGACAAGGTTGTGGGCGCGATCGACGCGGGCAGGTTCGATTTTATCGTTATCAATTTTGCCAACCCGGACATGGTCGGCCACACCGGCGATATCGAAGCCGCCATCAGGGCGGTGGAGGCGGTCGATCGCGGACTCGGCGCCATTGCCGATGCCGTGACGCGCGCGGGCGGCGCGCTGTTCGCGACCGCCGATCATGGCAATTGCGAAATGATGTTCGATACCGGCACCAAAGGCCCGCACACCGCGCATACGCTGAACCCCGTGCCTGCGATTTTGCTGGGCGCGCCGGCGGGCGTGAAGAAGCTGCAAAACGGGCGGCTGGCCGATGTGGCGCCGACCTTGCTCGAAATCATGGGCTTGCCGCGGCCGCCCGTGATGGACGGCAAGAGCTTGCTGGCCTGA
- the mreD gene encoding rod shape-determining protein MreD: MSCLRRILRMSVMCGWWISRCPAAMPIRWRANLRTPSKTRAAGVNPVLAQALSRLDQLARPALPFLITLIAALLSAVPWPWPQFGPVAPPFALMAVYYWSIHRPDMFGGISAFTIGLLLDALLGTAFGLHALSFVVIHQLCLQQRHLFVNHSFFILWFGFAVSALAVALLQWIGLSAYEARWMPLGAPLVQAVLAGLLFPLPAALLIALQRHALSADDWRHMPPGG; encoded by the coding sequence CATGTCGGTTATGTGCGGCTGGTGGATTTCGCGCTGCCCGGCGGCGATGCCAATCCGATGGCGCGCGAACTTGAGGACGCCAAGCAAAACCCGCGCCGCGGGCGTTAACCCCGTGCTTGCGCAGGCTCTTTCCCGCCTCGATCAGCTGGCGCGCCCGGCACTCCCTTTCCTGATTACGCTTATCGCCGCACTGCTCAGCGCCGTGCCATGGCCGTGGCCGCAATTCGGCCCCGTGGCGCCGCCCTTCGCCCTGATGGCGGTTTATTACTGGTCGATCCACCGGCCCGACATGTTCGGCGGTATTTCGGCCTTCACGATCGGGCTTTTGCTTGATGCGCTGCTTGGCACCGCATTCGGGCTGCATGCGCTCAGTTTCGTCGTGATCCACCAGCTTTGTTTGCAGCAGCGGCACTTGTTCGTGAACCATTCTTTTTTCATTTTATGGTTCGGTTTTGCCGTCAGCGCGCTTGCGGTGGCGTTGCTGCAATGGATCGGGCTTTCGGCCTACGAAGCGCGCTGGATGCCGCTCGGCGCGCCGCTGGTGCAGGCGGTGCTGGCGGGGCTTCTGTTTCCGTTGCCCGCCGCGCTGCTGATCGCGCTGCAGCGCCACGCCCTTTCCGCGGACGACTGGCGGCATATGCCGCCGGGCGGCTAG
- the nadD gene encoding nicotinate (nicotinamide) nucleotide adenylyltransferase — protein sequence MVQRKCRFSRRFRLFFDMMAAMAKNKDTNKSGERIGLLGGSFNPAHHAHLAMSRYALDHLKLDAVWWMVALQNPLKGQHGMAPYADRLAGARAIAAGEPRVTVSDFEQQTGTNYTIDMLRALMGTNPGKQFIWLMGADNMLQMDQWKDWQEIFSLIPIAVLRRPPYSAMVETARAAHTFGRYRLPDQDAALLAGAKLPAWALCDNPEHALSATVIREGTAAGK from the coding sequence ATGGTGCAGCGCAAATGCCGATTTTCACGGCGTTTTCGCCTCTTTTTTGATATGATGGCGGCTATGGCAAAAAACAAGGACACCAACAAAAGCGGGGAACGGATCGGCCTTCTCGGCGGTTCTTTCAACCCCGCGCACCACGCGCATCTGGCCATGAGCCGCTATGCGCTCGATCACCTGAAGCTCGATGCCGTTTGGTGGATGGTGGCGCTGCAAAACCCGCTTAAGGGCCAGCACGGCATGGCACCCTATGCCGATCGGCTTGCGGGCGCGCGCGCCATTGCGGCTGGCGAGCCGCGCGTTACGGTCAGCGATTTCGAGCAGCAGACGGGTACCAATTATACCATCGACATGCTGCGCGCGCTTATGGGCACAAACCCGGGCAAGCAGTTTATCTGGCTCATGGGCGCAGACAACATGTTGCAGATGGACCAGTGGAAGGATTGGCAGGAAATTTTCAGCCTGATCCCCATTGCAGTGCTTCGCCGCCCGCCCTATTCTGCGATGGTGGAAACGGCGCGGGCCGCTCATACCTTCGGGCGGTACCGTCTTCCGGATCAGGATGCGGCGCTTCTTGCCGGGGCCAAGTTGCCGGCTTGGGCGCTTTGCGACAATCCGGAACATGCGCTGTCGGCCACGGTAATTCGCGAAGGCACCGCCGCGGGCAAGTAG
- a CDS encoding peptidoglycan DD-metalloendopeptidase family protein produces MRRAARILIALLLLPCLSLPAQAAEKKLPKPAAAGQPLSPPTATAADVRKIESQLEKKKQQAAALEETRRKAEAELAALRGKLVSAAADERKKQAEKDRLGSKLAHLQREAEAKQAEWSASEKQASAALAALTRLSRLPPEALLLHASVSPPRGEAGDTMVADPAAAPWHTALLLRAAIPALRARAQAAQEARYKLDRLHTEMAERRTDLAGASRALTRKQQELNDLIAARQKFAVAQGAQYAVLRNDVEKLGKEAANLRQLFDKVSRRLPGGKPGGKEAQRALRGSMVMPVAGEQVAAFGKKDKYGVDSEGISWRAAAGARVVSPRAGRVMFAGPFRGYGRIVIVEHGKGMHSLLAGFGAIDVETGQQVAAGEPLGTAAGGEDAPMYFELRQDGEPVDPFG; encoded by the coding sequence ATGCGCCGCGCCGCGCGTATCCTGATCGCGCTTCTGCTGCTGCCTTGCCTTAGCCTGCCCGCGCAGGCGGCGGAAAAGAAATTGCCAAAACCGGCCGCGGCCGGCCAACCTTTGTCGCCGCCAACGGCGACGGCGGCGGACGTCAGGAAAATCGAAAGCCAGCTTGAAAAAAAGAAGCAGCAGGCTGCCGCGCTGGAAGAGACGCGCAGAAAGGCGGAAGCCGAGCTGGCGGCTTTGCGCGGCAAGCTTGTGAGCGCGGCGGCGGACGAGCGCAAGAAGCAGGCGGAAAAAGACAGGCTCGGCTCCAAGCTCGCGCATTTGCAGCGGGAGGCGGAAGCGAAACAGGCGGAATGGAGCGCATCGGAAAAACAGGCGTCCGCCGCGCTGGCGGCGCTGACGCGCCTCAGCCGCTTGCCGCCCGAAGCGCTTTTGCTGCACGCCAGCGTTTCCCCGCCGCGCGGCGAAGCGGGCGATACAATGGTTGCCGACCCCGCCGCCGCGCCATGGCACACCGCACTTTTGCTTCGCGCCGCGATCCCCGCTTTGCGCGCGCGGGCGCAAGCGGCGCAGGAAGCGCGCTACAAGCTTGACCGTCTGCATACCGAGATGGCTGAACGCCGCACCGATTTAGCGGGCGCCAGCCGCGCGCTGACACGCAAGCAGCAGGAATTGAACGATCTGATCGCCGCGCGGCAGAAATTCGCGGTCGCGCAGGGCGCGCAATATGCCGTGCTGCGCAATGATGTCGAAAAACTTGGCAAGGAAGCCGCCAACCTGCGCCAGTTGTTCGACAAGGTCAGCCGCCGTCTTCCCGGCGGCAAGCCGGGCGGCAAGGAAGCGCAGCGCGCGCTGCGCGGCAGCATGGTGATGCCGGTCGCGGGCGAACAGGTGGCCGCGTTCGGCAAAAAAGACAAATATGGCGTGGACAGCGAAGGCATAAGCTGGCGCGCGGCCGCGGGCGCGCGCGTGGTTTCGCCGCGCGCGGGCCGGGTGATGTTCGCGGGGCCGTTCCGCGGTTATGGCCGGATCGTGATCGTCGAGCACGGCAAAGGCATGCACAGCCTTTTGGCAGGTTTTGGCGCGATCGATGTGGAAACCGGCCAGCAGGTGGCGGCGGGCGAGCCGCTTGGCACCGCCGCGGGCGGGGAAGACGCACCGATGTATTTCGAATTGCGGCAGGACGGCGAGCCGGTGGACCCTTTCGGCTAA
- the clpA gene encoding ATP-dependent Clp protease ATP-binding subunit ClpA, with protein sequence MLSRNLERSLHRALALANDRRHEFATLEHMLLALTEDQDAVAVMRACGVNLDRLRSDLAGYLDGELESLISAETGDAKPTAGFQRVLQRAALHVQSAGREEVTGANVLVSLFSERESHAVFFLQGQDMTRFDAVNYISHGISKTSGARSAAGANAEGGTGAEEEPAEGKSAKKGREALDAYCVNLNDKARGGKIDPLIGRAAEVERTIQILCRRQKNNPLYVGEPGVGKTAIAEGLARRIIHGEVPEVLKDAVIFALDMGMLLAGTRYRGDFEERLKNVLAELKTIPGAVLFIDEIHTVIGAGATSGGSMDASNLLKPALAQGGLRCIGSTTYKEYRNYFEKDRALVRRFQKIDVNEPSTADTIKILTGLKSYYEDHHGVRYTADAVKAAVDLSTRYIGDRKLPDKAIDVIDEAGASQMLLPPSKRKRTIGVKEIEAIVAKMARIPSKTVSSDDRAVLQNMERDLKAMVYGQDDAIAALVTAIKMARAGLREPEKPIGCYLFSGPTGVGKTEVARQLSRSMGVELKRFDMSEYMERHSISRLIGAPPGYVGFDQGGLLTDAVDQNPHCVLLLDEIEKAHPDLFNVLLQVMDHGKLTDHSGKAVDFRNVVLIMTTNAGAADLAKHAIGFERGVRTGEDTEAINKMFTPEFRNRLDAIITFANLSPAVIGRVVDKFILQLEGQLADRGVTIDLTDEARAWLGAKGYDPLYGARPLARIIQEHVKKPLSEELLFGRLAKGGVAVIGVDKAADKLGFAYPPAPDVSGGSGGKKPKRGHKSRALAER encoded by the coding sequence ATGCTCTCCCGCAATCTGGAAAGATCTCTCCACCGCGCACTCGCGCTCGCCAACGACCGGCGGCACGAATTCGCGACCCTCGAACATATGCTGCTGGCGCTGACCGAAGATCAGGATGCCGTGGCGGTGATGCGCGCCTGCGGCGTCAACCTTGACCGGTTGCGCAGCGACCTTGCCGGCTACCTTGATGGCGAGCTTGAAAGCCTCATAAGCGCGGAGACCGGCGATGCCAAGCCCACCGCAGGCTTCCAGCGCGTGCTGCAACGCGCGGCGCTGCATGTGCAATCGGCGGGGCGCGAGGAAGTCACGGGTGCCAATGTGCTGGTTTCCCTTTTCTCGGAGCGTGAAAGTCACGCCGTATTCTTCCTGCAGGGACAGGATATGACGCGCTTCGATGCCGTCAACTATATCTCCCACGGGATCAGCAAAACATCCGGCGCACGCAGCGCGGCCGGGGCCAATGCCGAAGGCGGCACGGGCGCGGAAGAAGAACCCGCGGAAGGCAAATCCGCCAAAAAGGGACGCGAAGCGCTTGATGCCTATTGCGTCAACCTGAACGACAAGGCGCGGGGAGGCAAAATCGATCCGCTGATCGGTCGCGCGGCCGAGGTCGAACGCACGATCCAGATTCTCTGCCGCCGCCAGAAAAACAACCCGCTTTACGTGGGCGAGCCCGGCGTCGGCAAAACCGCGATCGCCGAAGGGCTGGCGCGGCGCATCATCCACGGCGAAGTGCCGGAGGTTTTGAAAGATGCGGTCATTTTCGCGCTCGATATGGGCATGTTGCTGGCCGGCACCCGCTACCGCGGCGATTTCGAGGAGCGGTTGAAAAACGTGCTGGCCGAGCTGAAAACCATTCCCGGCGCGGTGTTGTTTATCGACGAAATTCACACCGTGATCGGTGCGGGCGCGACATCCGGCGGCTCGATGGATGCATCGAACCTGCTCAAGCCCGCGCTGGCGCAGGGAGGGCTTCGCTGTATCGGTTCCACCACCTACAAGGAATACCGCAACTATTTCGAAAAAGACCGCGCACTGGTGCGCCGCTTCCAGAAGATCGACGTGAACGAGCCGTCCACCGCCGACACGATCAAGATCCTCACCGGCCTGAAAAGCTATTACGAAGACCATCATGGCGTGCGCTATACCGCCGATGCGGTCAAGGCTGCGGTCGATCTTTCCACCCGCTATATCGGCGACCGCAAGCTGCCGGACAAGGCGATCGATGTGATCGACGAGGCCGGCGCTTCGCAAATGCTGCTGCCGCCGTCAAAACGCAAGCGCACCATCGGCGTGAAGGAGATTGAAGCGATCGTGGCCAAGATGGCGCGCATCCCGTCAAAAACCGTTTCCAGCGACGACCGCGCCGTGCTGCAGAACATGGAGCGCGATCTCAAGGCCATGGTCTATGGGCAGGACGATGCCATTGCCGCGCTGGTTACCGCCATCAAGATGGCACGCGCGGGCTTGCGCGAGCCGGAAAAACCCATCGGCTGCTACCTTTTCTCGGGCCCCACGGGTGTCGGCAAAACCGAAGTGGCGCGGCAGCTTTCCCGCTCCATGGGGGTCGAGCTTAAGCGTTTCGATATGTCCGAATATATGGAACGTCACAGCATCAGCCGCCTGATCGGCGCGCCGCCGGGTTATGTCGGCTTCGATCAGGGCGGCCTTCTGACCGACGCGGTCGATCAGAACCCGCATTGCGTGCTTTTGCTCGATGAAATCGAAAAGGCGCACCCCGATCTTTTCAACGTGCTGCTGCAAGTGATGGATCACGGCAAACTCACGGACCATAGCGGCAAGGCGGTCGATTTCCGCAATGTCGTGCTGATCATGACCACGAATGCGGGCGCGGCCGATCTCGCGAAGCACGCGATAGGGTTCGAGCGCGGCGTCCGTACCGGCGAGGATACCGAAGCGATCAACAAGATGTTCACGCCCGAGTTTCGCAACCGGCTTGATGCCATTATCACCTTCGCCAACCTGTCGCCTGCGGTGATCGGCCGCGTGGTCGATAAATTCATCCTCCAGCTCGAAGGCCAGCTCGCCGACAGGGGCGTGACGATCGATCTGACGGATGAAGCGCGCGCATGGCTCGGCGCCAAGGGCTACGATCCGCTCTATGGCGCCCGCCCGCTGGCACGCATTATTCAGGAACATGTAAAGAAGCCGCTTTCGGAAGAGCTTCTGTTCGGCCGCCTCGCCAAGGGTGGCGTCGCGGTTATCGGTGTCGATAAGGCTGCCGACAAGCTTGGCTTCGCCTACCCGCCCGCGCCGGACGTAAGCGGTGGTTCGGGCGGCAAAAAACCGAAGCGGGGCCATAAATCCCGCGCGCTGGCGGAACGGTAA